In one Winogradskyella sp. MH6 genomic region, the following are encoded:
- a CDS encoding sodium:solute symporter codes for MSPTSILILIASYFAILVLISYFTGKEDSNAAFFKANKSAPWYLVAFGMIGASLSGVTFISVPGAVETKQFGYLQVVFGYFFGYLVIAYILLPLYYRLNLTSIYTYLRDRFGKTSYKTGSVAFLISRTVGAAFRLFLVAKVLQLLVFDLFDIPFVVTVIITIALIWLYTFRGGIKTIIFTDTLQTLFMLVSVVVTIIFLASALDLNSIGEIVDYTKESSLSKVFFFNDSNNPQFFWKSFLSGIFITITMTGLDQDMMQKNLTCRNLKDAQKNMLSFSVVLIFVNILFLVLGLMLTDYATQNGITATKDDLFPTIAMLPEIGVVTSAFFLLGLIAAAYSSADSALTSLTTSFCFDILDIENKPEASKKGIRKRTHIGFSIVLVIVIILFDLIFKDVSVIWELFKAAGYTYGPLLGLFAFGLFTKHQIKDKFVWIVAIVAPVLSYILNLYSKDLFNGYEIGFEILIINGLLMFFGLLVLKRKFNTDL; via the coding sequence ATGAGTCCTACTTCAATTTTAATTTTAATAGCCAGTTATTTTGCGATTTTAGTATTGATATCTTATTTCACAGGAAAAGAAGATTCTAACGCTGCATTTTTTAAGGCTAACAAATCTGCTCCATGGTATCTTGTAGCTTTTGGTATGATTGGTGCTTCATTATCTGGCGTTACTTTTATCTCTGTTCCTGGTGCTGTAGAAACTAAGCAGTTTGGGTATCTTCAGGTGGTTTTTGGCTATTTTTTCGGGTATTTGGTGATAGCATATATTTTGCTTCCGCTTTATTACAGATTGAATTTAACTTCAATTTACACTTATCTCAGAGATCGTTTTGGTAAAACAAGCTATAAAACTGGTTCTGTAGCTTTTCTTATTTCTAGAACTGTTGGAGCTGCTTTTAGATTGTTTTTAGTTGCTAAAGTTCTTCAACTTTTGGTTTTTGATCTTTTTGATATTCCGTTTGTTGTTACCGTCATTATTACCATAGCTTTAATCTGGCTCTATACATTTAGAGGAGGTATTAAAACCATCATCTTTACAGATACTTTACAAACTTTATTTATGCTGGTTTCTGTAGTTGTTACCATCATATTTTTAGCTTCTGCTTTAGATTTAAATAGTATTGGAGAAATTGTTGATTATACCAAAGAAAGTAGCCTAAGTAAGGTTTTCTTTTTTAACGACAGTAACAATCCTCAATTCTTTTGGAAAAGCTTTCTATCTGGTATTTTCATTACCATTACCATGACAGGTCTGGATCAGGACATGATGCAAAAAAACCTAACCTGTAGAAATTTGAAAGATGCTCAAAAAAACATGCTTTCTTTTAGTGTGGTACTCATATTTGTGAATATTTTATTTCTCGTTTTAGGCTTAATGCTTACAGATTATGCCACCCAAAACGGAATTACTGCAACCAAAGATGATTTATTCCCAACTATTGCCATGCTACCAGAAATAGGTGTCGTTACTTCTGCTTTCTTTTTATTGGGATTAATTGCAGCTGCTTATTCTAGTGCAGATTCTGCATTAACATCGTTAACCACATCTTTTTGTTTTGATATTTTGGATATTGAAAACAAACCAGAAGCCTCAAAAAAAGGCATACGCAAAAGAACTCACATTGGCTTTAGTATTGTGCTGGTTATTGTAATCATCCTTTTTGATTTAATCTTTAAAGATGTCTCTGTAATATGGGAACTTTTTAAAGCCGCTGGTTACACTTACGGACCTCTTTTAGGACTTTTTGCTTTTGGGCTGTTTACCAAGCATCAAATAAAAGATAAGTTTGTTTGGATTGTTGCTATCGTAGCTCCTGTATTGTCTTACATATTAAACCTTTATTCTAAAGACCTATTCAATGGCTATGAAATTGGTTTTGAAATCTTAATCATAAATGGTCTTTTAATGTTCTTTGGGTTATTAGTTCTTAAAAGAAAATTTAATACTGATCTGTAG